The Flavobacterium sp. K5-23 genome segment TAGGATAGCTTACCGTCATGCTTTTTTCTGACTGGATAATTTTCACGTCTTTTTTATTTCTGTTTAAATCGAATAAACGATGTCCTTCAAAAGCTAGTTCTTTTCTTCGTTCCTCAAGAATTCGATTCAGTAAAGCAGGACCTGTTTCTGTTGCATTCAACGCATTTGGGTTCGCTCTTTTTACAATAACATTCAAATCGTTTTGCGCTAAAGTGTTTTCGCCTTCTTTTGCGTAAGCTTCAGCTCTAATTAAATATTGCTCGGCTAAACGTAAGATTTTAATATTGTCATCGCTCAATGTTCCTTTAGGAAATTTATTCACAAAAAACGCATTTTTCTCAGCACCTGGTTTTGCGCCTGATGTGATTGCGGTTCTTCTTGCGTCTTGACTACCATAAAGATCATAAAGCTCAGTAGGCACTAAAGCGTCTGCGTAACCTGCGACGCTAAAGAAGTGTCCTAAACTGTTACTACCTTCATTATCTGCAATTGTATTAACAATTTCAAATAATGTTTCATTATTTAGTTTGGTACTCCAAAGCGTAGGATAGTCTTTGTTCGCGATTAAGCTGTAACCTCCTGTTGCAATAACTTCTGAGCTGTATTTAATAGCGTTAATTTTGTCATCTTGGTACAATGCCACTCTTGCCATTAGTCCTTTAGCCGCTCCAATTGAGAAGACGCCTTTTCCTTTTTGAGCTTGCATTAACCCTAAAGCAGCAGTTAAATCCTTGTTGATTTGGGTATACACTTCTTTTACCGTATTTCTTTTTGGGGAAGTTTGAACGATATTAACCTCTGTGATTATAGGGATTCCTATATGGCTTGCATCTGCAGTGAAATTATAAGGTTGCGCAAACATTCTAACAAGATCAAAATGTGCTAATGCTCTAAGGATATGTGCTTCCCCTATTAATTGATTGATAGCATTTTGTTTTGTAGGAGTTGTTCCTTGCAATGTTTTTCCGCCTTCAATAGCGCGCGTTGCATTGACAATTACCTGATATCCTTTTTCCCATAAACCCTCGGCTTCACCATTTCTTTCTGAAACAACGAAAGTTTCATATTCTAAATAGCGACCTGTATTTCTCGAACTCAGGTAAAGATTATCGGCCATTAATTCAGGAATCACATACATGGTTCTTCCATAATAATCATTGCTTTGTAATTTGCTATAAGCCCCATTTAAAGCAGTTTGTAAAGTAATTTGATCCACAACGGCGCTTTCTGCAGCGACACTTTGTTCTGGATTGATGTCTAAAAAAGATTCGCTACATGAAGCAGTAAGCAACACGATAGCTAGAATTGCTATATTTTTATATTTTATGATCATTTTTTTTGTTTTTAGAATGAAAAATCAACTCCCATTAAAAATTGTTTCGAAATTGGAATTCTTAGATTGGCAGTTCCGTTGATTCCTACCTCTGGATCCACCTCTAGTCCTTTGTCTTTTACCCATGTCAATACGTTTGTCCCTTTTAGATAAAACCTCACATTGCTGATTTTTAATTTATCAGTCAATGTGCTTGGAAACTGGTAAGCAAGAGTGATGTCTCTAAGTCTAACATAAGTTCCGTCATATAGGAAGCGGGTGGAATGTTGATTAGCTAATCCAGACTGAGTATTACCCCAAACTACTTTTGGGACATTTGTAATATCACCTGGCTGTTGCCATCTGTTTTCATAGATTTTACGCGTTAGGTTTCCTCTATCATTTAGTTTGGCACTACCGTCGCTATTTACATATCGACCCCAAGTATCATACACTTTGTTTCCATTATTCATGAAAAGCATAAACGACAGACTTACATTTTTATAGCTAAAAGTATTGGTGAATCCAGAATAAAATTTAGGCAAAGCACTCCCTTGCTTGTACGGATCAGCTTTACTGTAATCACTGGTTGTCGCTGTTTTCGTTTCGTTAGTGTACCAAAGTGCGTTTCCGTTTTGAGGGTCAACACCTGCGTATCCTGGCATATAAAAGGTATAGAAATCATTTCCTACTTCTCTGATATAGTTGTCTTCAATAATAGGTTCGTTATTTTTTAATTTTACTATTTCATTAGTATTTGTAGTGATATTAAAATCTGATTTCCAAGAAAATCCATCAGGATTATCAAATATAGCGGCTGATAAAGCAAATTCGATTCCGCTATTTTTCATTTCCCCTACATTTTCTAAATAGCTTGTGATTCCGTTTGTAGCCGAGATAGGCACTTTGAATAATAAATCAGTCGTCGTTCTGGTATAATATTCAAAAGTTCCAGATAATCTATTAAACAATCCAAAATCCAAACCAATATTAAACGGTTTGTTTTTTTCCCATGTTAACGATGGATTTGATTGTTGACTATAGGAATATCCTGGTTTGTCATTATAATCATCTCCTGTACTGTACAATCCTCTTGATGCAAAATCACCTATTTCTTGATTTCCGTTAATACCATAACTGGATCTTAGTTTTAGTTTGTTTACAAAAGTTAGGTTTTCCATAAACTTTTCTTTCTCAATATTCCAACCCGCTCCTACTGAACCAAAATTAGCGTATCTCACATCAGATCCAAATCTTGATGAACCATCCCTTCGGGCAGTTACATTCAAGAAATATTTATTGTTTAAAGCATAGTTTATGTTGAAAAACAAGGAAGATAGTGCCGAAGCTGTTTTTGAACTAGAAGCATCTCTATAAACAGAAGCATTATCAAGCGAAGTTAATCCAGGGGCACCATAGTTACTTGCATACGCAAATACGGAGCTGCTTGTGATTTTTTGTGCCTCTTGACCCAATAAAAATTTAAGATTATTAGATTCATTCAGGTCCAGACTGTATTTTAATAAGTTAGTTACATTCCAATTTAGTACAACGTTATCCGAAGCTCTACCGCGTCCACCATCATTTCTACCTTCTCCAAAATAAGGATTGTCATACTGAAATTCATCGGCTAAATTAAAGTCCACATTCCCTTTTGTTTCAAATGATAATTTCTTGTTGAAATCATAGTTCAGACCTATATTTCCTAAAATGCCATACAGTTTAGATTTTCTAATGTTTTCTTTGGCTATTCCCACTGGATTATAAGTCAGTAGGATACTCGTGTTGTATGATCCGTCAGCATTATAAACCGGTTGCCAAGGAACTTCTCTAGCCATTGCTCTTACAGGATTATTTGCATTACCCGCCTCATCAATAGTGTTGAGTATTTGATTACTTGCAGCAACACCAAAACTCAGCGATAATTTATCTGTTGCCTTATGGTTTACATTTATTTTAGCATTAAATTTTTTATAATCTACACCTATAATCACTGCTTGTTGATCATAAATTCCCAGGGAAGAGTAAAATGTGGTTTTGTCACTACCACCACTAGCGCTAAAACCATATTGCTTGTATTCTCCAGTTCTACCTATAACATCTTGCCAGTTTGTATTTACATCTTCGTCAACGTTGTCATAAATGTATTTTTTGGCAATTTCGGGGCTTTCGCCAATGTTTATACGGCTTTCGATCAATAATTCTAAGCTTTCAGGAGTTGTTAGTAATTTATTTCTTTCTGGAAGAATCATTTCACTTACACCATACTGACTGCTGAAATTAAATTTAGTCTTACCTGATTTTCCTCTTTTTGTAGTAATAAGCACTACTCCGTTTGCCCCTCTAGAACCATAGATAGAAGTTGCCGAAGCATCTTTTAAAACGGTAATTGTTTCAATATCTTTTGGATTAATTCCAGCAATTGTATTGGAACTGGTTGCTATAGTGGAAATATTTCCTGAAACCACAGGGATTCCATCAACAACATACAATGGGTCAGAATTGGCATTTATTGAGCCCACACCCCTAATGCGAATACTTTGTGCATAGCCTGGTTGACCGCTTGAAGAAGACATTTGCACTCCAGCCACGTTTCCTTGTAAGCTTTCTTGAAAAGAGGCAGCAGGTGTTTCTTTAATTTTTGAAACATCAACATTTACGGCAGCACCTGTAAAAGAGCTTTTGCTTTGCTTGTCATAAGCAACAACAATTACTTCGTTTAGGTTACTAATATCAGGAGTCATAGTTATCTTAAAAGTAGTTGCTTGGCGGCTCACTTTTCGAGTTTCGGTTTTCAAACCTAAATAACTAATTTCTATGATATCATCATAATTAGCTTTTAAGGTAAATTTCCCGTCAAGATCCGTTAATGTTCCTGTTGTGGTGTTTTTTATACTCACGTTTATACCCACAAGTGGAACGCCTGATTCATCAACAACTGTCCCTTTTATTTCAATTTTTTCTTGAACAAAGTGGTCGTTGTCGATTGTGTTTTTCACTAAAACAGCATCGGTTTTTTTAGAAATTGAAGCGGTTTCTTTAAAAAGAATAACCTTTCTATTCATTAGTTCATAAGATATTCCGGTGCCTTTTAACGCTTTATCAAGTATGATATTGATTTTATCAGAGGAAGCTTTAATTGTTATAACGGTATTCTCATCAACTAATTTGTTGTTGTAAAAAAAAGTATAATCAGACTGGCCTTCAATTTTAGAAATGACTTGTTTTAGAGCCACTTTTTCATACTCAACAGCTATTTTTTGCCCATAAGTGGGTAAGCTTGTTGCCGAGATTTTAAAAATAGTAATTGCAACTAGTAACGAATATATTTTCATTATTCTGATAAATTTATCTAAAGAAGAGGAATAGCTTCTTGTAGAATTCTTTTTAATTCGGTTTTTTTTCATAATTTTAACTTTGGTTTTTGTTAGTACTCTGTTTAGAAACGGTATTCAGCTATAAAGCCTTTTAAATGAAGAGAGTGTTGGCGCACTCTCTTTTTTTTATTTTGATTTAATCAAAAGTGTTTTTGTGTTTTTTGTGTAACTGCAGTTTAAATTTGACGAAATCTCTAAGACTCTCATGATATCTTCAATAGAGTTGCTTTTTTCAATAACCCCAGAAAAGGAGTAGTCTTTAAATCCTTTTGAATCAACAATCACTTTTACCCCAAACCAGCGTTCAATATTCAAGGCAAATTCGTCTAATGGAGTCTTATTGAAAATCAATCTCCCGGACTTCCATGAAGTAATGTCTTCGGTGGTGACTTGGGCTACAGATAGTTCTTTTTCCTTTTTAGAAAACGTTGCTTTTTGTTTAGGACTTAAAGTCAATAGAGGTTTGATTTCCTTTTTATCGTACAATTCAACTTTTCCGGTTACAAGTGTTGTTTCAACATTTTTTTCAGAAGAATAAGATTTAACATTGAAGGTGGTTCCTAGAACTTTTACTTTAATTCCAGATGCAGTTTCAACAATGAAAGGTTTGTTTTTATTTTTCACAACATCAAAAAAAGCTTCTCCGTAAAGACTAATTCGTCTTTCTTCTTTGTTGTATTGATTACTGACCACGATTTTACTTTCGGCATTTAGCCAAACGATAGTTCCATCACCAAGAGTGATTTTTTTTTGTTCTTTTGCTGATGAGGTATAGGCAGTGAAATGGTTAGCAGTAGCGTCTGCTAAGCTGTTGGAATAATATAAATAAGTGGTTAATAGCAAAGGAATCATAATTGCCGATGCTATTTTCAGGAATAAACGACGCTTGTTTTTAGATTTGTTGTTTTTCTTTAAAAAAGCTTTGTATTGCTTGTTTGGACTGATCTTCTCAAAGTTGTTGTCGAGAGTATCAATAACGTGTGTTGCTTTTATTTTGTTAAATAAAGCTTGATTTTCTGAAGAGGAGTTAATCCAAGAGATAACTTCTTTATCGAATTCAGAATTACCTTTTTTGATTATAAATTGTATTAAATCAGATTCTTTCATATAGGGCATTTTATACTAAAACGATTTAATATAAAGTTACCCCTACGTTTTTTATAAATATTTTAAAAAAAAGTCGTTATAAAAAGAGTGCAGTGTGTTCCTTAAGCTCCATTCGTAAGAATTTAAGAGCTTTTGTAAGTTGGTTTTCAACTGTTTTTGTAGAGATGTTTAGCTCTTCGGCAATCTCTTTGTGTTTTAATCCTTGAAACCTACTTTTTATAAAGATCCGTTTACAAGCTTCCGGGAGCTTGTCCACTGATTTATTGATTTTTTCAAGAAGTTCATTTTCAATATAAAGTGTGCTTGTGTCATCTAATAAGGCCAAGTGATTGATGCTTTTCCTTTCTGCATCACAAAAATCTTTGTAATTAGAACGCACCTTTTGATGCTTGAAGTAATCTAGACAAGCATTTTTAACCATTTTAAATAAATACGAATGCAAGTTTAGGTCTAATTCTAGCTTAGCTCTTTTTTTCCAAAGTTTGAAATAAATATTTTGGACAATTTCTTTAGCCTCTTCTTCATTTTCAATATAGCTATTGGCAAAATGAAATAATTTTTGAAAATACAACTGGTAAAGCGTTTCAAAGGCAGCGTTTTCGCCCTCCTTCAATTGATGAATAAAAAAAGAAGTATTTATAGTATCTTTATCCAACGGGCTGTTTTTTAATAAGGATTTAATTGTATTCTTTGCGAATATCACAAAAATAAGTTATAAGCCAAAATTATTTATCGATTTTAAATTTTGAGTGTCAAAAATCAGCTTTGGTGTTTTTGATTATAAATTTATTGTGAATTGTGTTAAGTATAACGAAATTCAGCTAAAACAAACCCTCTTTGTGTTGCCAAACTAAAGTTATGAATAGTGCTAAAAAAAGAACAGAAACTAAAAACTGTATAAAAGAGGAGGTTAAAAAACCAATGAACGATCCTGTTGCGGCTTTCAAAGCGCGGTTGTGGTTTTTAGAATCCAAAAGCAGTTCCCCAATTAATGCTCCCAAAAACGGACCAATTATAAAACCAAAAGGGATAGGGGCAAGAATTCCAATAATTAACCCAATGTTTGTCCCCCAAATTCCATAGGAACTGCCTCCAAATTTCTTTGTTGCTTTTGCAGGAATTAGATAATCTAAAACGCTAAAAAGAATAGTAAGGAATAAAGTAGTCCCTAGAATCCAATAATTAAAAGGGATGCTTTTTGTAAAATAAAGAAGAAGCAATCCTAGCCAACTGATACTCACTCCAGGTAATACGGGGATTAAACTGCCCAAAACACCTATTAGCATAAAAATTAAGCCAATAATAATAAGCAGTATATCCATAAGTTTATTTTTAGTAATTTTGAAAACTTAAAATTAACACTTATTCGGCATACGAAAGTATTAAAAATTAAGAGCGCTATTTTTAAAAAGAAGTGAAGATCGTTTTCTTTCTAAAGTATTCCAGAAATAATAGTTGTATTTTTATAAAAATATTAGTCCATTTGAAACATAAAATGTTGAAGCATAATTATCTTTTTTTACTATTTATCTTTCTTAATTCCTGTCAGTATATTGACAAGCAAATTCCTTCTGAAAAGGATTTGCTGCAAAAGGAATTGAAGGCTATCAATTGGAAAGAAGTTGACGAATACCCTTCCTTTGCTGATTGCGAAAAGATAGACAACAAGGAACAGCGTCAGAAATGTTTTTTTCAGTATTTAACGGAGCTTATACAACAAAAATTAAGCGTGGACACCTTATCAATGCTTTATCCTGAATTAGACACTATAGAGGTAAAGGTCACTATTTTTCCAAATGCAAAAATGAAATTTGAACCGCAGTTTCCTAAAGATTCGGTTGCATATGATACCATTAAAATCGACAGTATTCTTCACGCGAGATTAGTAAACTTCCCTAAAGTAAATCCAGCGATAAAAAGAGGGATTCCCGTGAAAACCCAGTTTATTTTGCCGGTAATTATAAAAATGGAGTAGCCGATGCCGTTCACTTTTTCACATCCATCTATAATTTTACCTTTATTGAGAAGTAACAAGCTTTCGGCAACGGGATTGATTGTAGGTTCAATATGTCCTGATTTTGAATATTTTATTAGAATGAAGGTGCAAAGTAATATTAGTCACACTTTCGTAGGGCTATTATTATTTAATATACCTATTGGTTTTTTAGTTGCGTTGTTGTTTCATGAAATAATAAAAAAGACTTTAATAGAAAACTTACCTTCTTTTTTTCGAAATAGATTTGAAGTTTTGAAGAACACGAAATGGATAGATTACCTAAAAGGGAATTTTTATTATGTTTTAATTTCAATTCTAATAGGTGCTTTTTCGCATATTTTTTGGGATGCATTTACTCATGAATCAGGATATTTTGTTGAAAAAACACCTCTATTGCTCAATAAAGTAAATAATATTCCTTTTTATAAAATAATTCAACATTCAAGTTCATTAATCGGGATGATTTTCATTCTCCATTATGTTTATAAATTGCCTTTTAAAAAATCTACAACAACAAAGTCATATTGGAAATATTGGGTTTTAGTTTTAATTTTTGTCTTTGTTTTTATGTCGATTAGATGGGCTTTTGGATTGTCAATAAAGCAAGTAGGAAATATTGTGGTAAGTCTTATTTCTACAATAATTTTAGCAATAACTTTTGCAAGTTTGTTTTTTAGAGACAAAAAAGTTATTTAGGAAACTTCCTCCCTTTCCATTCGTATTTCCCAAACACCGAATATAAAGCAACTGCCACACTAAAAAAGGGATAAAGTAAACTGCTTCGTATTAGGTAATTGGTTTTAGTTCCTGAAAAAATATTGGTTTTGAATATCAATAAGGCATCAATCACATATTTCAATACTAACAATACTAAGATAATCTCCCATTCAAGTAAATTCAATACCCATAATCCACAACCAATAATTACTCCCAAGTTCCCCATAAAAACCACAATCCCTAATCCTTTCCCAAAACCGCTTTGGTAGGAAGTTGTTTTGGCAGCCCAGCGCACTCTTTGATGGAATAAAGATTTCCAGTCATCCAAAGGTTTAGTGGTGACAATATTGTTTTTTGATTTTAGATAATAGACTTTTTTAACAGAATGAGCAATTGCTTTTTGCAACAAGAAAACATCGTCGCCGCTGGCAATTTTATCATTTCCATCAAATCCGTTTAATTCCTGAAAAAAGGATTTGGTATAGGCCAAATTTGCGCCATTACACATAAACCCTTTACCAATTCCAAAACTACCAATGGTTGCGCCTTGCAAGCTAGCAATATCCAGTTGTTGAAACTGCTGTAAAAAAGAATGGTTACAATCATAAGTCACCGCCCCGGCGATCATAGAAACAGTATGTGTTTGAATGTAATTGTCAAGTGTCAATAACCAATTTTCAGTGACAACACAATCAGCGTCTGTGGTGATAACCCAATCAGTATTAACAGTATCGATAGCTGTTAAAATCGCATCTTTTTTTGGAGATTTTGTTTGTCTGATGTTGTCAATAATGCTGATTTGAAACGTATAATTTGAAACTTGAAACTTTTCTTTAGATTCATCATCAACAAGAATGACTTGAAATAAGGTTGTTGGATAATTCAGTTTCGAAAAGCTATCTAAAAGAATAGGTAAATTATCGGCTTCATCACGAAAAGGAACAATAATAGTGAATACCGTCTTTGGCTTTAAGCCAATAGAATCATAGTTTTTTATTTTGGTAAAACCATAAATAAGCAAACTAATTACAATTAGATAGACACCTAAAACAATACTTAAAATAATTGCAATCATTGATTTAAGTGGGTTAGTTTGTTTGTCTTGTTTCCCCTTCGGGGTCTAGGGGGCTTTTAAAACTCAACACGTAATAACTGCCAATCACAACTGGCAGAACCACGTTTAGAAACCACATTAATGTTGATGCAAATATGACAATCCATTCGTTTACACCTAATATCCCAAAGAAAAAGATGGCTACACTTCCTTTTACGGCAAAGTCTAAAAACTGAAAAGTAGGCAAGGAGGAGGCTAGGAAATAAACGCTTGTCACGGCTGCCATCAAAGTCAAGTAAGGTAAATCAACATCAAAAGCTAGAAATAAAAAGTAGTATTGATGCGAAAAGACTAAGTATCTAAAGCAACCTAGAAAAATGTTTTTTTGGTGAATACGTTTAGGAATTTCGTTGATTTTATGAATCAGT includes the following:
- a CDS encoding glycosyltransferase yields the protein MIAIILSIVLGVYLIVISLLIYGFTKIKNYDSIGLKPKTVFTIIVPFRDEADNLPILLDSFSKLNYPTTLFQVILVDDESKEKFQVSNYTFQISIIDNIRQTKSPKKDAILTAIDTVNTDWVITTDADCVVTENWLLTLDNYIQTHTVSMIAGAVTYDCNHSFLQQFQQLDIASLQGATIGSFGIGKGFMCNGANLAYTKSFFQELNGFDGNDKIASGDDVFLLQKAIAHSVKKVYYLKSKNNIVTTKPLDDWKSLFHQRVRWAAKTTSYQSGFGKGLGIVVFMGNLGVIIGCGLWVLNLLEWEIILVLLVLKYVIDALLIFKTNIFSGTKTNYLIRSSLLYPFFSVAVALYSVFGKYEWKGRKFPK
- a CDS encoding RagB/SusD family nutrient uptake outer membrane protein, whose protein sequence is MIIKYKNIAILAIVLLTASCSESFLDINPEQSVAAESAVVDQITLQTALNGAYSKLQSNDYYGRTMYVIPELMADNLYLSSRNTGRYLEYETFVVSERNGEAEGLWEKGYQVIVNATRAIEGGKTLQGTTPTKQNAINQLIGEAHILRALAHFDLVRMFAQPYNFTADASHIGIPIITEVNIVQTSPKRNTVKEVYTQINKDLTAALGLMQAQKGKGVFSIGAAKGLMARVALYQDDKINAIKYSSEVIATGGYSLIANKDYPTLWSTKLNNETLFEIVNTIADNEGSNSLGHFFSVAGYADALVPTELYDLYGSQDARRTAITSGAKPGAEKNAFFVNKFPKGTLSDDNIKILRLAEQYLIRAEAYAKEGENTLAQNDLNVIVKRANPNALNATETGPALLNRILEERRKELAFEGHRLFDLNRNKKDVKIIQSEKSMTVSYPNDKFILPIPLKEINSNPNIKPQNTGY
- a CDS encoding TonB-dependent receptor, which encodes MKKNRIKKNSTRSYSSSLDKFIRIMKIYSLLVAITIFKISATSLPTYGQKIAVEYEKVALKQVISKIEGQSDYTFFYNNKLVDENTVITIKASSDKINIILDKALKGTGISYELMNRKVILFKETASISKKTDAVLVKNTIDNDHFVQEKIEIKGTVVDESGVPLVGINVSIKNTTTGTLTDLDGKFTLKANYDDIIEISYLGLKTETRKVSRQATTFKITMTPDISNLNEVIVVAYDKQSKSSFTGAAVNVDVSKIKETPAASFQESLQGNVAGVQMSSSSGQPGYAQSIRIRGVGSINANSDPLYVVDGIPVVSGNISTIATSSNTIAGINPKDIETITVLKDASATSIYGSRGANGVVLITTKRGKSGKTKFNFSSQYGVSEMILPERNKLLTTPESLELLIESRINIGESPEIAKKYIYDNVDEDVNTNWQDVIGRTGEYKQYGFSASGGSDKTTFYSSLGIYDQQAVIIGVDYKKFNAKINVNHKATDKLSLSFGVAASNQILNTIDEAGNANNPVRAMAREVPWQPVYNADGSYNTSILLTYNPVGIAKENIRKSKLYGILGNIGLNYDFNKKLSFETKGNVDFNLADEFQYDNPYFGEGRNDGGRGRASDNVVLNWNVTNLLKYSLDLNESNNLKFLLGQEAQKITSSSVFAYASNYGAPGLTSLDNASVYRDASSSKTASALSSLFFNINYALNNKYFLNVTARRDGSSRFGSDVRYANFGSVGAGWNIEKEKFMENLTFVNKLKLRSSYGINGNQEIGDFASRGLYSTGDDYNDKPGYSYSQQSNPSLTWEKNKPFNIGLDFGLFNRLSGTFEYYTRTTTDLLFKVPISATNGITSYLENVGEMKNSGIEFALSAAIFDNPDGFSWKSDFNITTNTNEIVKLKNNEPIIEDNYIREVGNDFYTFYMPGYAGVDPQNGNALWYTNETKTATTSDYSKADPYKQGSALPKFYSGFTNTFSYKNVSLSFMLFMNNGNKVYDTWGRYVNSDGSAKLNDRGNLTRKIYENRWQQPGDITNVPKVVWGNTQSGLANQHSTRFLYDGTYVRLRDITLAYQFPSTLTDKLKISNVRFYLKGTNVLTWVKDKGLEVDPEVGINGTANLRIPISKQFLMGVDFSF
- a CDS encoding DUF456 domain-containing protein — encoded protein: MDILLIIIGLIFMLIGVLGSLIPVLPGVSISWLGLLLLYFTKSIPFNYWILGTTLFLTILFSVLDYLIPAKATKKFGGSSYGIWGTNIGLIIGILAPIPFGFIIGPFLGALIGELLLDSKNHNRALKAATGSFIGFLTSSFIQFLVSVLFLALFITLVWQHKEGLF
- a CDS encoding RNA polymerase sigma-70 factor codes for the protein MDKDTINTSFFIHQLKEGENAAFETLYQLYFQKLFHFANSYIENEEEAKEIVQNIYFKLWKKRAKLELDLNLHSYLFKMVKNACLDYFKHQKVRSNYKDFCDAERKSINHLALLDDTSTLYIENELLEKINKSVDKLPEACKRIFIKSRFQGLKHKEIAEELNISTKTVENQLTKALKFLRMELKEHTALFL
- a CDS encoding DUF4184 family protein; this translates as MPFTFSHPSIILPLLRSNKLSATGLIVGSICPDFEYFIRMKVQSNISHTFVGLLLFNIPIGFLVALLFHEIIKKTLIENLPSFFRNRFEVLKNTKWIDYLKGNFYYVLISILIGAFSHIFWDAFTHESGYFVEKTPLLLNKVNNIPFYKIIQHSSSLIGMIFILHYVYKLPFKKSTTTKSYWKYWVLVLIFVFVFMSIRWAFGLSIKQVGNIVVSLISTIILAITFASLFFRDKKVI
- a CDS encoding FecR family protein, with product MKESDLIQFIIKKGNSEFDKEVISWINSSSENQALFNKIKATHVIDTLDNNFEKISPNKQYKAFLKKNNKSKNKRRLFLKIASAIMIPLLLTTYLYYSNSLADATANHFTAYTSSAKEQKKITLGDGTIVWLNAESKIVVSNQYNKEERRISLYGEAFFDVVKNKNKPFIVETASGIKVKVLGTTFNVKSYSSEKNVETTLVTGKVELYDKKEIKPLLTLSPKQKATFSKKEKELSVAQVTTEDITSWKSGRLIFNKTPLDEFALNIERWFGVKVIVDSKGFKDYSFSGVIEKSNSIEDIMRVLEISSNLNCSYTKNTKTLLIKSK